The Solanum pennellii chromosome 4, SPENNV200 genomic interval GATATTGCTAACGAATCTCTTTGATAATTTAACTTGGAAGCCAGTGGCTATATGGCGCCAGAGTACGTTATGTATGGACATCTATCAGTGAAGGCTGATGTATTCAGTTTCGGAGTTGTAATTCTGGAGCTCATAAGTGGCCAGAAGAATTCAACCTTTAACAGAGATCCTGATTCTCGAAGCCTTCTTGAATGGGTAAGAACTTGATTTCTCTGCGCTCTTCAGTCTTGATATTCCTTGAAATTCCCGGATtacaagaagaagaataagcACTGGTGAATGCCTTCGTTCCTGTTGAGTATAATAGGATAGTCCTCGGAATCAATTTGAGCTTCCTATAAACATGTAACAGAAAAAACAATATAGCCAAATGGTAGAACTTTTTAACTACTTGAAAAGTAAGATCGAACTACTTTTGTCTATGTTATGGTGCAAAACATAATCAAATCGGTAGGTGGAGGGAGAAGGACTTTACATATAAGGTATGGGGATACTCTTAACGGTGTGAGGCCTTTTATAGAAAACTGTGTGGCTGTGACCCTAAGTGGATAGTATCACACCATGTAAAGGTATATTTTAGGCCGACTTAGCCTATAAGCAGATAGTAGAGCCAATTATTTGACGGGTAGTATGGAGATGAAGGCATTGTAAATGCACAAAGGAAAAACACTATCAGTCCTGGTGATTGACCACACGGTACTAGGTCCGGGGAGTGTGTTGTTCTCGAGTGAATCGTAATTTGAGAGAACATTTGTGGAGCTGCAAACAAAGTCTCCTATTGGTAGTTGAAGTAGAAAAATAGCTATATATAAGGTGTTGGGATGGTCTTACGGTATGAGGGGTAAAAACGTGCATGCTTGGCCCGAAACAACAGTATCAAAACATGTTAAAAGTGTCTTTGAGCGGGGTTAGCCTAACTTTGTACCAGATGGTGATCATGATTAAATGTTGTTATGGTTGTAGGCGTACAGGCTGTACAAGAAGGGTCGGAGCTGGGAGATTATGGACCCTGCACTGGCACAATCGGCTATCCCCGATGAGATAGCAATGTACATACAGATTGGCTTATTATGCATTCAATCGGATCCACCACTACGTCCAACCATGCAACAGGTTGTGGTGATGCTATCGAAGAATCCTGGATCTCTTGATAGAGAACCAACTAGACCTGGATATCCCGGTTCAAGAATTAGATCTCACAGACCAGGTGGTGGTACGTCACACACAGCTGGAACCTCGGGTGCATCCAATCCTTCTACATTCAGCTCATCGTCTAGTAGTAACACTGTTACTGCAACTGCAAGTTCATCCACACCTACAAGACGGAGATCGGACCCTCATGGTAAACGTCCTGTGAGAGATTAGGCGCGGCGTTGTTGAagatattttcttattctttttgtgTATACATTCAATTTTTGTAGCATGTAAATTGGTTACAAATTGAGTATCAATGAGTAATGATGAATCTTAGTGACAGTTAACATGTAAAAGAAGTGTATGTAGTTACTCTCAGGAAATAAAACTAcctggcataatacataaatgcgTCTTTTAATTTAGCCCCGTTTTACATTTATATCCTCCAACATTgtgtgtgcacaagtagacattttaACTTGTAtagaattgaacaaatagacatatATTTTACGTGGCATAATATACATAGGATACCATGTAGGATGAATATTGTCACGTCAGacgtgtgtctacttgttcaattttatacaactTTAAGTGTCTAATTGTATATACGCAAAATTGAAGAGCATTCAGACCaaattaaaagacatatttatatattatatctttaCGAAAAGATGTCATGTTTTGGTTCCAATGACTGTTGTATACCATATCAAAGATGGAATAATCTTGACTATAAATATGAGTAATTTTGCCAAACAAAACCTAGATGGATTGAAGGAGATACTTAGGATACACTTGGTGGACCATATAAAAGGAGATAATTTTGGGAAAAAATTTTAGTACTATAAATCGGTCAATGGTTACGAAGTTTGAGATACCTCATTTCAGAACAATAAATagttaaaatgacaaaaaatactCTGTCGAACCTTTTTTATGTTACTTTAACATATTTTACACttataaagtatatttttgtaaacaaaaaacttatttttaaaaattatcaattcatAATACAATAAAATCAAACATTCACTAAGAAAATATCGAAATAACTAATCCgtcataattaattttatcataactGATTCACATATATTTCTAACATTATAAAAAAGGACTTGCATATATTCATTTTACCTAACGAATATGAtaataatacattaatatgcCTTCATATTTTTAGatcataatatttgaaaaaagttTGTGCaaattatttacttaaaaaattaatatatatttttttagtgaaaTATTAGTTGTACAAAATTCAAAACTCTTAGTGGGACCGGTTTTTCCAAACTTTTGGGCCGTCCAAAATTCATTTTCGAAATATGTGGGCCCCACCTTTCCGCATTCTCATGTAACTGAAAATCTCCTGTCTGTTAGGACACAAATATATCATGTTCCCTCACCATTTTCTCTTTAGATTAAGAAACAATATTATAATTGTTCTCTTAATATAGATAAGAATTACtattaattattcataaaaattatGTCATTAAAGATAagtaatttcaatttatttatttctaaatataaaagATTTATTACTCTTTaataaactaaaactaaaacatatcatataaataaaatatactctcTCGTCCCTAATTACTTATGtactttttaattttcagttatcgctaattacttgttcattttgtcAAATCAAAAAGGACAATtctttttacctattatatcctcaattaattactttaaaaaagtgtaaaacttttttaaaatcttaagTTCTTAATTCATCAAACTCATAAATCGTAATTAATAGtagtaaaatgataaactcacCTTGtcgattattattttctttataaatgtgacaatttaaaagtgaacaagtaattaaagaCAAAGAAAATCGTAAATTCATAAGCTTAAAAAACTTACAAAATTACAAGAATTCTCGACTTGAAATTTTAGAAAAGACCTCTAGTAATTTCAAATACTATATTTACATgaacctttcttttttttaattcgaTGATCGATACTTTTATTAAAGTCTGACTAATATATGGAATAGTGCATATTATTAAGTTGTGAAataatagtataatttatatgtataacGACAAACACAGCCATGTCATCAATCCGCgtgaaattattttcctttcatctcaaattaaaTCTGAACCGTCCATTTATATATCTGAAATGAATTCCCAACTGTACGATCATTCTGCCATTGTTGATTTCATCCATTTAAATTCTCTTCTTCCTCTCCCATTTTTTTCAcagatttttgtttttctctgtAACAAAAATGGCTACTGAAGAACATAATCCAACTTTGCCTAGTTATCCTGATGTtagtcacaattttttttttgctagttttggtaatttttttatttttttttaacaattttggtaatttttgttttgtagaTGATTATGGAAGCTATAGATGCGTTGAATGAAGAAGAAGGGTCGAATAAATCAGCTATATGGAAGCAAATTGAAGCGACTCATGGTACACTACCACCAGCGCATGGTACACTCCTTGCACATCATTTGAATCAAATGAAGCAAGCTGGGCAATTAGTTATGTTGAAGAACAACTACATGAAGCCAAATCCAAACGCGCCGCCGCGCCGTGGTAGAGGCCGTCCGCCGAAGCCGAAGAGTTCAGTTCCGGTACCGGATGGGTATCCTAGACCACGTGGAAGGCCACCGAAGGAGCGGGATCCGTACGCGCCGATAACGGTACCTATGAAGAAGACGAGTGAGGGTAGTTCTGGTGGAAGTGGGAAGAAACGTGGAAGGCCAAGGAAATATCCGATGACGGAGGATACGCCGGTGGTGAAGCCAATTGGTGCTCCGAGAGGAAGAGGAAGGCCGCCGAAGGTGAAAACTCCGGTAGCTGCAACTGTAGGGGCTTAATTGAAGAAAGACGAATTCGTTTAGGGACTTGTATGGCAAAATATGCTAACTtcttgtttttcacttttttatctgttttaaatttcatgtttagtcCCTGtagttttgttttaattacaatttgtaggaAGAATTGTGTGACTTGTGAGTGATTTTTATGATGTAATTGGGCCAATGTAAATCCAAATTGAGggctttttatttataaaaaaaaagtttagtattattattctgttttatattccttttttaaaatttattttaaatttcacttTGTGTtactttttgctttttttttaaattgtattggCTAATAGTTTAAAAAAGGAAAGCTGTCCAAAGGctttttatatgttttctttattaaaaagtgGGAATTCTCATTGgtaaagaaatataaagaaaggtcaataaataaataaaatggaaataaaagatactctttatttaaaaataattacatactttttttgtttagttttttttttaaaaaactcttttttttataatatattaatttcgACCATTCATGTAACACGTTTATGattataagattaaaaaataatttagtactttaaagttaaaattacaAGGTTCAATTTTTTCCCCTTAAATTTCGTATTAAAATAAAGTAggccattttttttttgaaattagagAGTActctctctttttattttatatatgtaggATAAATGAAAATATTCTCTATCCTTCAATACGGAGACCGAATATGTGTGTTGTATTTAGTTAATGTCTGATATTGAATCATTTGATAGAGCGTATAATATAATACtgaataaattatattagtAAAGTTGAAATTAGTTGCGTTGTTGTTTAGAAATTTGGTTTATTGAGGAATTTTTTGGTGAAGTGTAGGATACATAGTCTAAATATCCTaccaataaaatattaaataaggtcataattaatacataattTTGTCTTTATCCATTATGTATTAGCCAACCAAACATCCCTAGCATTGTCTTGGCCAAACTTTTGTATTTCCATCTACATAATTTATTGAGATATAgtttgtttttctattttcgTATTAAAGtttgattattttgaatttgtatcGTGTAGAATTTTATTCTAGTAAAAAATACTCTCTATCAAGAATTTTTCAATAATCAAGACTCGAACCTTTATCAATCTTCAATAATGATTTTGATAACAAATTGTTTGTTTCTACAAGTATTAAAATGGTGATCAAACTTAATTGTTGCCAATTTCAAATTCATGGTGCTTTctttttttatgcattaataTATCTTtagtaagttcttgaaaactcAATCCCAAGTAAAAATTTAACTTACCATAGATCTTTATTCCTGAATATATATTCATGCTTTCCAATGTATATTTTGTATCTTCTCATTTGAACAATTTGTATTTCtgattgtatttttttcataattaaagtTGACTATCTTAATTTGAATTGTGATGCAAAAATTGAAGAGTAAAATTTAACatttagcaaacataaaaatcatatttggaTGTTATACTGCGCTCCATAGCAAGTTTTGTGTTTGCTATAGAgcttataatatataaatttcgaTAGTCGTTCCaatttaaaggtatatatttGGAATTTGTATACTAATAAGAAACTGACTTGATTGTAAGTTGTATAAgtatatgtttttttgttgtgaTTTTTAATCGTTGATTATGtattatatgtatttaaatataaatttgtatatgtatatgtaactGTATTTTTGTATACACATAGATTTGTAGACAAATCTATCTCTTGCTCtatacaaacataaattgtGCATtgaatgtataatttgtgtttgtataaatcgagaaagagaaaattgaCAAAGGAATATTTGTATTGTGTAATTtcaagtgtataggacgaagagATTTGTATTTGTGTGTATAGTTTTCCCTCACTCTATAcacatttttgtttgtataaagtgggAGAGGCGAGAGAGATCTTTGGGGAGAGAAACGAATGCCAAAGTGTTTGTTACGAAATAGAATTAAATGAAACTGTGGTTATAGCATTTgttttgaattaatagtttctTATTTGGGAAAATTACTTCGGTTGGTACTTTTTATCAAATGATTATTGATTTTAgtgatactttttatttattaccatttttaacaatacataacaatactatgttaaatctgcaatatgtattaaaagtgaattatatatgctatatacatgtattataactattttttaaaaatatattatgcttgtttGGTAAGAAACTGatacattgtattataagtgtattaaaatgtctgataaatgtattatcaatcattaaaatttgtattacatgtgcataaattattctttgtaatatgtattaaaattatattaaaagtgttcaagtgagaaaaaaatattattactataaatgatatatatttttctaaaatattatatttgtgaATGTTTcccttattattatttcatacaagttttcttaaatttaaaCAGATAAAAGTAGTATGGGAAACTTACGTAAATgtactatataaaaaaaatatttatcatttatagcaactTTTTCCAGTTGATCACTTTGAATTCATTTACAATAccagtttaatacatattaaaaagaacaatttattatttgcatataatacaagttttagtgatagataatacatttatcatatattttaatacacttataatacaatgtaacaattttttaccaaacaaacataatatatttcaaaaacagttataattcatatatattgcatacataattcattttaatacatattacagatttatcacagtattgctataaatgataataaacaaaaaatatcgctaaaatcagaaattattttttaaaatatactaattcatgtaatttttccaagtAGTTTACTATATGGCCCAGAAGCATTGGGCCgtaattttctcttttcttggtCCATGATTGTCCCAATTGAATCCAGGCCCAGGAGAAGCAGCCCATTACAATCAAGCCCAATTCAGATTTT includes:
- the LOC107015577 gene encoding HMG-Y-related protein A; the encoded protein is MATEEHNPTLPSYPDMIMEAIDALNEEEGSNKSAIWKQIEATHGTLPPAHGTLLAHHLNQMKQAGQLVMLKNNYMKPNPNAPPRRGRGRPPKPKSSVPVPDGYPRPRGRPPKERDPYAPITVPMKKTSEGSSGGSGKKRGRPRKYPMTEDTPVVKPIGAPRGRGRPPKVKTPVAATVGA